GCCCCTCCTTTCATCAAAGGATATATCCAGGCCAAGCGGAAGGCAGAGGAGTATCTGAAAAACCAGCCTTTCCGTTCCATGATCTTTCGTCCGGGCTTTGTGTATGGACCCGGACGCAAGGGGACGGCTTTCATCGCCGCCCTCACGCGGTTCGGCCTTCGTATCCCCCTGGCAGGAAAAATGCTGGGAGCTTACGCACCGGTTCATGTTTCCCACCTGGCCGCAGCCGTGCTGGAATCTCTGGAAAAACCGGAAATTCAGGGAATTCTTGATATCAACGCAATTCGACGGACCGCTCAGACGGTCTCAGGCAGGGAGGATCACACATGATCAGTTTCAAACAGGCACGGGATGTGCTGAATTATGCCAAAGATTTCCACCATCAGCTTTCCCGCTACTATAAAACACTCAATGACAAAACCGACCAGGTCCGGGTTAAAATGCTGCTGGATTATCTGGCCATCCACGAAGAAAAACTGGAAAAGAACATCGAACACATTGAAGAAAACATCTCGGCCAAGGTCCTGGGAACATGGTTCAAGTACACCCTGTGCGAAGATCTGCGGAAAGAACTCTCATCCATGATCATCCGGATTGACGACATGTCTGTGGAAGAAATCATCCGCATGGCCATTCAGTTGGACGACTGTCTGATCCGGATATACAAGAAGATTGCCCAGAACAGCGACATCCCCGAAATCCGGGATATTTTCACCAATTTATCGGAACTGGAGGATCACGAAAAGCGGCGCTTTGTCATGGACTCCACCCGGATGTACGACATGTAGGACCGGATATGACCGATATTTTACACAACAGACCTGCCACACATGTACCGGCGTATGAAAGACACACTGTATGAATTTACGCCGGCAACTTAAAAACATTGCCCGCCAACGTTACATACCCGTCCTGACCGGTTTACTGGCCGTTCCCTTTCTGGGATCCCTGGTGATTTTACTGGTGGATCCTGACAGCTTTCACTCACTGCAGGAAGCCCTGTGGTGGGCATTTGTCACCATCACCACCGTGGGGTACGGGGATCTGGTTCCCGGACCGGGTTTGCCACGGATTGTGGCGGTTTTGATCATGTTCGGCGGAATCACTTTTGTTTCCATGCTCACAGCAACTATTTCATCGGCATTTGTCGCCCGAAAAATCAGGGAGGGTAAAGGTTTGGCTACCGTAACTGTTTCCAATCATATCATCATCTGCGGCTGGAATGAGCAGGCCATCAATCTGATTGAATCCATCATCTCCCTCTTTGAAAATCATGACCTGTGCTCCATCGTCCTGATCAATGAGCTGCCGGAAGAAGAGGTGAACAATATCATTTTCCAGTATAAGAACGCAAATATTCAATATGTCCGGGGAGATTTCACCAAGGAATTTGTCCTGGAAAGAGCCAATATCCGGGATGCCCGGTCTGTGCTGATCATTCCGAATGACCTGGATATTCAGGGGGATCCGGATGAAAAAACCGTTCTGGCAACCCTTTCCATTAAGTCCATTTCTCCCAAAACACCCGTCATCGCTTTTGTGAACCACAGCGAAAACCGGTCACACCTGAAACGGGCCAATGCCGATGAAGTGATTGTCCGTGATGAATACAGCGGTTTTATCCTGGCTTCGTCAGTTCTTATGCCCGGTGTGCCCCAGGCCTATTTTCAGCTGATGAATCACAAGGTCAACCCTTCCATGTACCGGGAAAAAATGCCCCCTGCGTTGTTGGGAAAAACGTTCAAAGAAGCGTCCCAATTTTTCCGGGAAAAAGACAAAGCAATCCTTATCGGAGTGGTCAGTGAAAAGAAGAGCGTTTCTTTTTCCGATTTCCTTTCATCCGATACCAGTCATCTGGACGCCTTTATTGAACGGAAGCTCCGAATGGCGGGACACTCCATGGAAGATAAAAGCCGCATCAACATTCAACTTAACCCAGAGGATGATTATATCATCTCAGACGATGATCTGGCCGTCCTGATCCGGTGATACTATGACACAAAAATATATCCAGCAGCTCAAAGAATATGCTTTTTTCCGGGGCTTGTCCCTGGATGAGATCAAGACATTTTATCCCTTTATGGAATTGCATCAGGCCCGGGAAGGAGAGATGATCATCCGGGAGGGAGACAAGGGGAATTTTATGTTTCTCCTGTTGGAGGGCGAAGTTGAAATCTCCCAGCCCCTCACACTGCCCATGTCGCCCGGAGCCCGGGACACACGGGAAAAGACCTTCATCCGCCTGACGCATGCACATCACCCTTTTATCGGTGAAATGAGCCTGATTCAGCCGGATGTTCCCCGAAGTGCCAATGTGAAAGCCATTAAACCGTGTATTATCGGACTCTTTAAAAATTCTGACCTGGAAACCCTGGCGGAAAAATATCCCCGCATCGGGGCTGTGATCATGAAAAACATTGCCTGCAAACTGGCCAATGATCTGCGGACGGCCAACCAGAATGTCCTGAAATTAACGACAGCTCTCAGTATTATTATGGATTGAGTGGTGAGTGATGAGTGGAGAGTAGTGAGTACAAGTTATGAGTTTTGAGTTTGTTTTTCAGGTCAATGGACGGTTGGGAAAATATCCCTTCTACCCTCAGCGCACTCAGCGGGAGAAACAACTCATAACTTAAAACTCCAACTCACTACTCATCACTCTCCACTCATCACTCTCGGAAGATATACCGTAAAGGTGCTCCCCTTCCCATATTCTGTTTCCACCGTGATCCGGCCGGCATATTCATCCACAATTTTCTTCAGAATCGCCAGTCCCAGACCCGTGCCGGTAATATCCCGGGTGAATTTGTTTTTGGCCCGGAAAAATTCCTGAAACAGGCGGTCTTTTTCGTCGGCGGTCATACCAATGCCTGTATCTTTCACGGTAACTTTCACCCAGCGGCCATCTTCCACACAGGAGATATGAATACTCCCTTCATATTTGTTGTATTTGATGGCGTTGGAAATCAGATTGGTAAATACCCGCCGGATTTCCTCAGGGTCGGCCTTGACAAAGAGTTCGTGTTTCAATGCCAGATTCACACTGATTTCACGTTCTTCCATCTGGGGTTTGAATAAGTCCACCGTGTTTTCCAGAAGATCGGCTACCTCCACCTTTTCCAGGTTCCGCTTGACGGCTTTGGAATCCATCCGGAAAATATTCATCAGATCATTAATCAATTCCGTTAAGGCTTCGGTCCGCTCCAGGGAACGCTTCATGTAGGTATTATAGGTCACGATATCATCCCCCAGGGTATTATCCAAAATCATTTTCAGATAGCTGTGAATAGCTGCCAGGGGTGCTTTCAGTTCATGAGCCACCATGTTTACAAAACGGGATTTGGACTGTTCCAGCTGTTTCATTTCCGTAATATCCCGGAGGACCGATACCACGCCAAGGCACTGGCCGTTTTCACCAAAAATAGGTGCTGTGTTGGCCATGACCACCAATTCCAACGGCGGTTTTATCACCAGTTCCTGTTTGATGGCACCGGTTTTTCCCTCGGATTCGGCTTTCCGGAGGATTTCACAAATCTGTTTT
This window of the Candidatus Neomarinimicrobiota bacterium genome carries:
- a CDS encoding potassium channel family protein produces the protein MNLRRQLKNIARQRYIPVLTGLLAVPFLGSLVILLVDPDSFHSLQEALWWAFVTITTVGYGDLVPGPGLPRIVAVLIMFGGITFVSMLTATISSAFVARKIREGKGLATVTVSNHIIICGWNEQAINLIESIISLFENHDLCSIVLINELPEEEVNNIIFQYKNANIQYVRGDFTKEFVLERANIRDARSVLIIPNDLDIQGDPDEKTVLATLSIKSISPKTPVIAFVNHSENRSHLKRANADEVIVRDEYSGFILASSVLMPGVPQAYFQLMNHKVNPSMYREKMPPALLGKTFKEASQFFREKDKAILIGVVSEKKSVSFSDFLSSDTSHLDAFIERKLRMAGHSMEDKSRINIQLNPEDDYIISDDDLAVLIR
- a CDS encoding ATP-binding protein, translating into MKILDARILIIDADTGVVEFLKNHLGNHHVIESTGSGIDGIAKGSSSEYDIYFISMSLPDISGRDVLHAIRKVHEEAICIMMSANPSIDSAVQTTQMGAYNYISKPFDPEKIIPMVHRALERRWYILEARRLREERENNLAELSVDKSRLSTVINSIDDGILVINQNKEIIFYNPRFLQLIDTDRQILIGDSMFRYLPRSLQKQICEILRKAESEGKTGAIKQELVIKPPLELVVMANTAPIFGENGQCLGVVSVLRDITEMKQLEQSKSRFVNMVAHELKAPLAAIHSYLKMILDNTLGDDIVTYNTYMKRSLERTEALTELINDLMNIFRMDSKAVKRNLEKVEVADLLENTVDLFKPQMEEREISVNLALKHELFVKADPEEIRRVFTNLISNAIKYNKYEGSIHISCVEDGRWVKVTVKDTGIGMTADEKDRLFQEFFRAKNKFTRDITGTGLGLAILKKIVDEYAGRITVETEYGKGSTFTVYLPRVMSGE